The genomic interval TTGTCACGGTGGTCTCCACACACGAACAGTCCCGGTGACAGCCGCACCGGCCGGCGAGGCGGCTCCAACACCTCCGGAGGCTGCGCGGGCAGCGCGAGCGGAATCGCATAGGTGCGCAGGTGCCGCCATGCGGACACGGCCGGACCGAACCAGTCCGTCAGCTCCGCGAGCACCTCGGCTTGCAGCGTGGCCAGGTCCGGCGTGGCGCCGACAACGGACACGGACACGAGCGCCTGTCCCCGCGGCGCATACGCCGGTGACACCTCGCTCATCACCGCCACGTTGTTCACCCGGCCCCGGCCCTCGCCATTGAGCAGCAGCCAGGGCCCTTCCACGGGCGGCTCCGGCGCGGCGAAGTAGAGGCACGTCACCCGGTTCATCACCGGTGGCACCATGCCCGGCAGCAGCTCCACCGCGCTCGCCGGGTCCGTGGCCACCACCACCGCCCTGGCGCCAATCAACTCTCCGTCCGCCAGACGCACGCGGTGTCCCCACACGTCCGCCACCGGCGCGCGCATCCGCAGCAGGCCCGACGGAAGGCGCGCCGACAGTTGCGCTGGAATGGCGCCCATCCCTGACTCCGGAACCGCCGCGTATCCGGATGAGAACATGCGGAAGACGAACTCCAGGAAGCGGCTGGAGGTGGTCAGCTCCCGCTCCAGGAAGATGCCAGCGAAGAAGGGACGCAGGAACGACTCACGCAAGGCCTCCGTGAAGCCCAGTTCGTCCAGGTAGCGCCGCGACGTGCGTGACGGCCGATGCCACACGTCCTCCACCTCACCGGAGAGCGCCAACTGCCTCAGTTCCAGGATGCGCAGCTTGTCCCCGAACGTCCCCACGGGAGCAAACAGGTGCCCGAGCGCCTCCACGGGGCGCCGCAGCGGGTCCGCGACCGTGTGCAACTTGCCACCCCGCCACACCTTCGCGCCGGGGGCGAACCTGCGCAACGTCAGCGCCTCAAGGTCCAACGTGCGCCGGCCCTCCGGATACGCGGACAGGTACACCTGGAAGCCTCTGTCTAGCAGAAAGCCCTCATGGACATCCGTGCGAACCCTGCCCCCCGGTGCGTCACTGCCCTCTAGCAACAACACCTTCACCCGTGACGCGACGAGCGCCCGCGCGCACGCCAACCCCGCGAGCCCTGCCCCGACGACGATGACCTCCGGATTCGACACGCACGCGCCTCCACACTTCCCGCTCAAGAAAAGCGCCCACGCTCGCTTGATAAGCGTGGGAGGCGCAAGGGAGACTCGGAAGCGGTTGCGGGCAACAGACACTTGATGCAGAAACACCGGCTGTTGCCCGTCCCACCCATGCAACCAAGCGCCGGAATGCTCCCGGCCCACAGCACCCCTCGGAGCGAGAGAAAGCAGGCAGCCCCATGTTGATCGTGATGCGACCCGACGCGACGGCCCAGGACATCGAGCGTGTGAACGACGAGATCCGCCGCCGTGGTTGGCAACCGCACGCGATTCCAGGGGGCACTCGCACGGCCGTTGGCATCACCGGAAACCCGGGCGCGGTGGAACCGGAGCCCTTCCGCGTGCTCCCTGGCGTCGCTGACGCCGTGGCCATCTCCCAGCCGTTCAAGCTCGTCAGCCGCGAGGTGAAGCCGGACGACACGCAGCTGCGCATCGGCGACCTGACGATTGGCGGCTCCGCCTTCCACGTCATCGCCGGCCCGTGCTCGGTGGAGTCGCGCGAGCAGATTCTCTCCACCGCCCACGCGGTGAAGAAGGCGGGTGCCACCATGCTGCGTGGCGGTGCGTTCAAGCCGCGCACCAGCCCCTATGAGTTCCAGGGCCTCAAGGGTGACGGCCTGGCGCTGCTGGCCGAGGCGCGCCAGGAGACGGGCCTGCTCGTCACCACCGAGGTGAAGGACACCGCGACGCTCCAGGCCGTCGCCGACACCACGGACATCCTTCAGATTGGCGCGCGCAACATGCAGAACTTCAGCCTGCTGGAGGCCGTGGGGGACCTGCGCAAGCCGGTGATGCTCAAGCGCGGCATGAGCGCCACCATCAAGGAACTGCTGATGGCGGCCGAGTACATCGTCGCCCGCGGCAACACGCAGGTCATCCTCTGCGAGCGCGGCATCCGCACCTTCGAAACGATGACGCGCAACACGCTGGACCTCAACGCGGTGCCCATGCTGAAGGCGCTCTCGCACCTGCCCGTCTTCGTGGACCCGTCGCACGGCATCGGCGTGCGCAAGGCGGTGCCGGCGATGATGCGCGCGGCGACGGCGGTGGGGGCGGACGGCATCATCGTCGAGGTGCACCCCGACCCGCCGCGCGCGAAGTCGGACGGCGCCCAGTCGCTGGACTTCTCCGAGTTCGAGAAGTCCATGAACGAGGTCCGCGCCATCGCCCAGGCGATGGGCCGCGAAGTGGTCAGGCTGGGATAGGCCATGACACTCAAGGAAGCGCTGGGCAAGGTGGTGGGCCGGCGCGACCTCACCCGCGAGGAGATGACCCGCATCATGGGTCTGATGCTCGCCGGGGAGGCTTCGCCTGCCCAGGTTGGCGCGCTGGCGACAGCGCTGAAGATGAAGGGTGAGACGGAGGATGAAATCCTCGGCGCGGCGGAGGCCATGCGGGCCTGCGCGGCGAAGCTGTCCCCGCGTGCCGACGTGGTGCTCGACACCTGCGGCACCGGTGGCGACGGCGCGCACACCTTCAACATCTCCACCGCGGTGGCCTTCGTGGCCGCCGGGGCCGGAGTGACGGTGGCCAAGCATGGCAACCGCGCGGTCTCCAGCCGCTGTGGCAGCGCGGACGTGCTGGCGGCGCTGGGCGTCTCCATGGAGCGTCCGCACGAGCGCGTGGCCAGGGACATCGACGAGCACGGCGTGGGCTTCCTCTTCGCGCCCTCGCACCACGGGGCCCTGCGGCACGTGGCGCAGGCGCGGCGGGACATGGGGTTCCACAGCGTGTTCAACCTGCTGGGGCCGCTGACGAACCCGGCGGGCGCGCGCTACCAGCTCCTGGGAACGTTCGACGGCAAGCGCGTGGAGCAGACGGCGCGCGTGCTGGGCCGGCTCGGCAGCCGCCGCGCGTGGGTGGTGCACGGCCATGACGGGCTGGATGAAATCTCCCCGTGCAGCGCCACGCAGGTCGCGGAGCTGCGCGAGGACGGCACGGTCCACACCTTCACGGTGTCGCCCCAGGACGCGGGGCTGGACGTAGTGCCTCGTGAGGCCATCGCGGGTGGCGACGCGGAGGAGAACGCCCAGCGGCTGCGCGCGCTGCTGGACGGCGAGCGCTCGGGGCTGCGCACGGCGGTGCTGCTCAACGCGGCGGCGGCGCTCGTCGTCGTGGGACTGGCGGCGGACCTGCGTGACGGCGTGCGGAAGGCGGAGCAGGCCATCGACTCGGGCGCGGCCCGCAACAAGCTCTCCGCCCTCATCGAAGGGGGCTTGTCATGAGCACGACGGGAACGTTGGACCGCATCATGGCGCGCAAACGCCAGGAACTTGAAGCGCGTCCGCCCATGGCACCTCGCCCCCGGCCCACGCCCCGCGACTTCGCCCAGGGGCTGGTGACCCACCGCTCCGGGCGGCGAGTGAGCGTCATCGCGGAGGTGAAGCGCAAGAGCCCTTCGGGCGGGGACTTCCCCCACGCGGACGTGGTGGCGGTGGCCCGAGCCTATGAAGCCGCGGGCGCCAGTGCCATCAGCGTGCTGACGGATGGGCCGGACTTCGGCGGCAGCCTGGAGGACCTCGTGGCCGTGCGGGCGGCGGTGTCGCTGCCCGTGCTGCGCAAGGACTTCCTCGTGGCGGCGCGCGAGGTGGAGGAGAGCGCGCAGTGGGGCGCGGACGCGGTGCTGCTCATCGCCGACGCGCTGGAGGATGGCGAGCTGCGGGAGATGGTCGCCACCGCGAAAGCGGTGGGCGTGGCCGCGCTGGTGGAAGCCCACACGGAGGCGCACGCCGAGCGCGCGCTGGCCGCGGGCGCGAAGCTGGTGGGCATCAACAACCGCAACCTCGCCACGCTGAAGACGGACACGGGCACGGCCCTGCGGGTGATGCCGAACCTGCGCTCCCGGGCCCGGGTGCTGGTGGCGGAGAGCGGCCTCAAGTCCCTGGCGGACCTGGTGGCGGCGCAGGAAGCGGGAGCGGACGCCGTCCTGGTGGGTGAGTCCCTGCTTCGAGAGCCCGACCCCGGACACGCGCTGCGGAGGCTGCTCGGGGTGAAGGACGCGGCGCCATGAGTGTCCGCGTGAAGGTGTGCGGCGTCACGCGCCTGTCCGACGCGGTGGCCGCGTGGGAGGCAGGCGTGGACGCGCTGGGCCTCAACTTCTACCCGAAGTCCCCCCGCTACCTGGACCTCCCCACGGCGGCGGCCCTGGCCCGTACGCGGCCTCCCCTGGGCACGGTGCTGGGCGTGTTCGTCAACGCGGCGCCGGACACCATCCGGGAGACGGTGCGCGCCTGTGGCCTCACGGCCGTGCAGCTCCATGGGGACGAGCCCCCGGAGGCCTGTTCGGGGTACGGGGTGCCTGTCATCAAGGCGCTGCGAGTCACGGGGCCGGAAGACGTGGTCCGGGCTCGGACGTATGTGGGCGTAGGAGACGTCGCGGGGCTGCTGCTCGACGGCGCGGCGCCGGGGTATGGCGGCGGCGGCGTGGGCTTCGACTGGTCGCTCGTCGCGGGGCTGGCGGGAAGCGGCGTGCCCGTGCTGGTGGCGGGAGGCCTGCGGCCCTCCAACGTGGCCGAGGCGGTGCGCGCGACGCGGCCGTACGGCGTGGATGTGGCCAGTGGCGTGGAATCCGCCCCTGGCATCAAGGACGTGGAAGCGGTGCGCGCCTTCGTGCGCGCCGCGAAGTCCATCAACCTCTGGGAGTGACAGACATGACCACGGAGACTGCCGCCGGCCGCTTCGGGCGCTACGGCGGACGCTACGTTCCGGAGACACTGGTTCCCGCGCTGCAGGAGCTGGAAGAGGCCTACGCCACGGCGAGCGCGGACCCGGCCTTCGGCGAGGAGGTCGCCCGCGTGCTGCGCGAGTACGTGGGCCGCCCCACCACGCTGACGCCCGCCCGGCGCCTCACGGAGGCCTGGGGCGGCGCGAATGTGTGGCTCAAGCGCGAGGACCTGGCGCACACCGGTGCGCACAAAATCAACAACACCGTGGGTCAGGTGCTGCTCGCCAAGCGGATGGGCAAGAAGCGCATCATCGCGGAGACGGGCGCGGGCCAGCACGGCGTCGCCACCGCCACCGCGTGCGCGCTCTTCGGCCTGCCCTGCGAGGTGTACATGGGCGCGCTGGACGTGGAGCGGCAGGCGCTCAACGTCTTCCGCATGCGCGCGCTGGGCGCGGTGGTACGGCCGGTGGAGTCCGGCTCGCGCACGCTGAAGGACGCGATGAACGAGGCCATGCGCACCTGGGTGTCGCAGGTGTCGGACACGCACTACGTCATCGGCAGCGCGGCGGGGCCGCATCCGTATCCGACGGTGGTGCGTGACTTCCAGACCGTCATCGGCCGCGAGCTGCGGACGCAAGCCCAGGCGGCCTTTGGCGGCCTGCCGGATGCCATCATCGCGTGCGTCGGGGGCGGCTCGAATGCCATTGGCGTGCTGCACCCGTTCATTGGCGACGCCAGCGTGCGGCTGGTGGGCGTGGAGGCGGGAGGCCACGGCCTGGATACGAAGCAGCACGGCGCTTCGCTGACGCTGGGGACAGAGGGCGTGCTGCACGGCTCGCGCTCGCTGGTGCTCCAGGACGAGGACGGCCAGATTCAGGAGGCGCACAGCATCTCCGCGGGCCTGGACTATCCCGGCGTGGGCCCGGAGCTGGCGCACCTGGCGAAGACGGGCCGCATGGAGGTCCGCATCGCCACGGACGACGAGGCGCTGGCGGCCTTCTACGAGGTGGCGCGCCTGGAAGGCATCCTCCCCGCGCTGGAGACGTCCCACGCCTTCGCGCGCGGCCGGGAGCTGGCGCGTGAGCTGGGGGCGGGCAAGCACCTGGTCATCAATTGCTCGGGCCGCGGAGACAAGGACGTGGCCACGATTTCCGCGCGGGGCGTGCCTCCGCCGGTGGGGGTGAAGGCATGAGCGGCGAGATTGCACGGACTTTCGCCCAGGCGAAGGCACGGGGCGAAGGCGTACTGGTGACCTATGCCATGGCGGGCGACCCGGACCTGCCCCGTTCGGTGGACGTGTTCGCCGCGCTGGTCGAGGGCGGCGCGGACGTGCTGGAGATTGGCGTGGCGTTCAGCGACCCCATCGCCGACGGCCCCGTCATCCAGGGCGCGGCGGAGCGAGCGCTCAAGGCCGGCTCCACGCTCAAGCGCGTGCTGGACGAGGTGGTGCCGGCGGTACGCAAGCGATGTCCCCAGACGCCGCTGGTCATCATGACGTACGTCAACCTCATCATGGCCATGGGCGAGGCGCGTTACGCGAAGCTCGCACGCGAGCGCGGCGTGTCTGGAACCATCCTCCCCGACCTGCCGCCCGAGGAGAGCGCGAGCCTGCGCGCCACGTTCGACGCGGAGGGCATGGACCTGATTCCCCTGTGCGCCCCCACGACGCCCCCGGCGCGGGCGCAGGCCATCGCGAAGGATGGCCGTGGCTTTGTCTATTGCGTGTCCGTGTCGGGCGTGACGGGCATGCGCGCGGAGCTGCCGCCGGACCTTTCACAGCGATTGGATTTGGTGCGCAAGGCCGCGACCGTGCCCGTGGTGGCAGGCTTTGGCATCTCCACGGCGGAACAGGCACGCATGCTGTCTGCCCATGCGGACGGCGTCGTGGTGGGCAGCGCGCTGGTGCGTGCCGCGCACACCGAGGGCCTCGAGGCGGCGAAGGCGCTCTGCGCCGACATCAAGCGCGGGCTGCGACGCTGAGGCGCGGCTGCAAACGCTCTCTCCAAGCTGAAAATTCAGGGATAATCCCACACCCCGTATAAGCACTCCGGCTCTCCGCATGTGCCCGCATCAGGCGGGCACTTGCGCGAGGACATTCCTCCGGAGGCAACATGCAGCAACGGCGAAGGCCGTCTTGGAGCAGGACGTTCCTGCTGACAGCAGGTCTGTTGGCGGGAACGGGCTGTGGGGGCAACGCGGCGCCCACCGAGCCCGAACAGCTCAGGAGTCAGCCGCAAAGCCGGGGCTTTGGCCCCGACCTCGTGGTTCGAGAGCTACGAGGCCCCAGCAGTATTCGGTTCGGTGAGCCCTTCACGACCATCGTGAAGGTCTGCAACGAAGGCACAGCGCCCGCGCAGAGCCCCATAGGTCCCATCCAGACGGACTTGTACCTGTCCATGGATGGCACGCTCTC from Myxococcus xanthus carries:
- the trpD gene encoding anthranilate phosphoribosyltransferase; the protein is MTLKEALGKVVGRRDLTREEMTRIMGLMLAGEASPAQVGALATALKMKGETEDEILGAAEAMRACAAKLSPRADVVLDTCGTGGDGAHTFNISTAVAFVAAGAGVTVAKHGNRAVSSRCGSADVLAALGVSMERPHERVARDIDEHGVGFLFAPSHHGALRHVAQARRDMGFHSVFNLLGPLTNPAGARYQLLGTFDGKRVEQTARVLGRLGSRRAWVVHGHDGLDEISPCSATQVAELREDGTVHTFTVSPQDAGLDVVPREAIAGGDAEENAQRLRALLDGERSGLRTAVLLNAAAALVVVGLAADLRDGVRKAEQAIDSGAARNKLSALIEGGLS
- the trpA gene encoding tryptophan synthase subunit alpha, producing MSGEIARTFAQAKARGEGVLVTYAMAGDPDLPRSVDVFAALVEGGADVLEIGVAFSDPIADGPVIQGAAERALKAGSTLKRVLDEVVPAVRKRCPQTPLVIMTYVNLIMAMGEARYAKLARERGVSGTILPDLPPEESASLRATFDAEGMDLIPLCAPTTPPARAQAIAKDGRGFVYCVSVSGVTGMRAELPPDLSQRLDLVRKAATVPVVAGFGISTAEQARMLSAHADGVVVGSALVRAAHTEGLEAAKALCADIKRGLRR
- the trpB gene encoding tryptophan synthase subunit beta, coding for MTTETAAGRFGRYGGRYVPETLVPALQELEEAYATASADPAFGEEVARVLREYVGRPTTLTPARRLTEAWGGANVWLKREDLAHTGAHKINNTVGQVLLAKRMGKKRIIAETGAGQHGVATATACALFGLPCEVYMGALDVERQALNVFRMRALGAVVRPVESGSRTLKDAMNEAMRTWVSQVSDTHYVIGSAAGPHPYPTVVRDFQTVIGRELRTQAQAAFGGLPDAIIACVGGGSNAIGVLHPFIGDASVRLVGVEAGGHGLDTKQHGASLTLGTEGVLHGSRSLVLQDEDGQIQEAHSISAGLDYPGVGPELAHLAKTGRMEVRIATDDEALAAFYEVARLEGILPALETSHAFARGRELARELGAGKHLVINCSGRGDKDVATISARGVPPPVGVKA
- a CDS encoding NAD(P)/FAD-dependent oxidoreductase — translated: MSNPEVIVVGAGLAGLACARALVASRVKVLLLEGSDAPGGRVRTDVHEGFLLDRGFQVYLSAYPEGRRTLDLEALTLRRFAPGAKVWRGGKLHTVADPLRRPVEALGHLFAPVGTFGDKLRILELRQLALSGEVEDVWHRPSRTSRRYLDELGFTEALRESFLRPFFAGIFLERELTTSSRFLEFVFRMFSSGYAAVPESGMGAIPAQLSARLPSGLLRMRAPVADVWGHRVRLADGELIGARAVVVATDPASAVELLPGMVPPVMNRVTCLYFAAPEPPVEGPWLLLNGEGRGRVNNVAVMSEVSPAYAPRGQALVSVSVVGATPDLATLQAEVLAELTDWFGPAVSAWRHLRTYAIPLALPAQPPEVLEPPRRPVRLSPGLFVCGDHRDNASIDGALVSGRRAAEAVLRELERE
- the aroF gene encoding 3-deoxy-7-phosphoheptulonate synthase, with product MLIVMRPDATAQDIERVNDEIRRRGWQPHAIPGGTRTAVGITGNPGAVEPEPFRVLPGVADAVAISQPFKLVSREVKPDDTQLRIGDLTIGGSAFHVIAGPCSVESREQILSTAHAVKKAGATMLRGGAFKPRTSPYEFQGLKGDGLALLAEARQETGLLVTTEVKDTATLQAVADTTDILQIGARNMQNFSLLEAVGDLRKPVMLKRGMSATIKELLMAAEYIVARGNTQVILCERGIRTFETMTRNTLDLNAVPMLKALSHLPVFVDPSHGIGVRKAVPAMMRAATAVGADGIIVEVHPDPPRAKSDGAQSLDFSEFEKSMNEVRAIAQAMGREVVRLG
- a CDS encoding phosphoribosylanthranilate isomerase, translated to MSVRVKVCGVTRLSDAVAAWEAGVDALGLNFYPKSPRYLDLPTAAALARTRPPLGTVLGVFVNAAPDTIRETVRACGLTAVQLHGDEPPEACSGYGVPVIKALRVTGPEDVVRARTYVGVGDVAGLLLDGAAPGYGGGGVGFDWSLVAGLAGSGVPVLVAGGLRPSNVAEAVRATRPYGVDVASGVESAPGIKDVEAVRAFVRAAKSINLWE
- a CDS encoding indole-3-glycerol phosphate synthase TrpC yields the protein MSTTGTLDRIMARKRQELEARPPMAPRPRPTPRDFAQGLVTHRSGRRVSVIAEVKRKSPSGGDFPHADVVAVARAYEAAGASAISVLTDGPDFGGSLEDLVAVRAAVSLPVLRKDFLVAAREVEESAQWGADAVLLIADALEDGELREMVATAKAVGVAALVEAHTEAHAERALAAGAKLVGINNRNLATLKTDTGTALRVMPNLRSRARVLVAESGLKSLADLVAAQEAGADAVLVGESLLREPDPGHALRRLLGVKDAAP